Part of the Rhodothermus bifroesti genome, CGGACAAGGCACCACCATCTGCTGCCGAATACCCCTGGACAACCCGTTATAAAAAGACTGGCACAAAGATTGCATAATCAAAAAGTTCAGGGAAGCGGCTCAGATTTTGTTGTATATTGCAGTCTAGAGGCGCACCGCAGCTAAATAAGGAGATCAGGGATATGATTCGCAGCGATACCCTTCTACGAGCGAAGCTTATCGTAGCAGGTGTGGTCACGATATATACTTACTCTTTGCCGCCCGTTTACGAGTCAAGCGCCATCGTGTTTATCGATACGCGCAGTAGCAGCAATACCCCAACCACGTTAACAGCCTTTACCTTAGGCGAACAGCGGGCGCTTTCGAACGAGCTGGGCATTTTGCGCAACTCAGCTGAGCTGGCTACGCGCGTGGCAACCGCCCTCCTAGAGACGGCTAACGCCGCAGGCACGCGTGACCGCTTTCCGATTTTAGCTCCCGACCGTGACGGCCACGAACCGTCAATTCGGGAGATCGCACTGCGGCTGCAGATGCAGGTGCGCTTTCAGCCGCTTTCGGATCAAGATATGATTGTCATTACGGCCGAAAGTACAACGCCCGAAGAGGCTGCAGTAATTGCCAACCGGTATGCCGAAGAATACGAAAAGTACAGCCGTGAGCGCAGCCGTGAAAGCTTAGCTGCTGCACGTGCGTTTGTGGAAAACCAGGTCGAGCAGCGGCGACAGGAACTAGAAGGGCTAGAGCGACAGTGGGAAACGTTTGCTCGCTCCCGTCAGGTTGTGCGTCTAGGGCCTCAAGGCGAGCGCCTGGTGGCGGAAGTGGCACAACTCGAGGCGCAGCGCGATGCCGCCCGCTTTCAGCTCGAACAAGAGCGTTCGGCCTTGCAATTCATCGAGCGTGAGCTGCAAAAGCTCGAACCTGGTCTCGTAAACGAGCTGGTGAAAAGCCGCCAGGTTTCGACGCTAGAGGCGCAGATCGATGCGCTCTCACGCAAAATTGCCGAGCTTCGGGTGCAGGCCGAGCAGTACTATGTGTTTAATCCTAAGCTGCGTGGCAACGAAGAAAAATTGGGCGATCAGCAGCTTGTCGAAATTGTGCGCCAGATCGATCACTTCGAAAAGCAGCGCCAAGAGCTGCAAGCCCAGCTTGTTAAAGAAATGATGGGGCGTGACAATCAAGGGGCACCCGGTGAACCCTTGAGTTACGTAGAGCAGCTGCGCACGCGCCGCATCGAAAAACAACTGGCTATTCAAGAGTTGGAGCGCCAGATTGAAGCCTTCAACCAAGAATTGGCTAAATACGACGACCGCCTAGCCGGCATCCCAAGGCAGCAAATCGAACTGGAACAGCTCGAGCGGCGGCGCGCCATGGCAGAGCAGTGGTACACCACATTTGTGCAAGAGCTCCAGCGCATCATGATTGCCGAGCAGTCAGAGCTAGGGTACGTGAAGATCGTCAGCAGTGCATTTATGCCGACCTTCCCAGTCAAGCCCAACCGGGTACAAAACATCGTGCTGGGGCTGCTGCTGGGATTGGGCTTAGGACTGGGACTGGCTTTCTTACGCCAAGCGTTGCACACGCAGCTTGATGACCCGGAACAGGTGCGCGAGCACGGCTACACGCTGCTGGGCGTCATTCCGGCTATGGAGCCTTACATCCGCAAGCACTTTCGTGGGCGCAAGCTAGTAGAGGTCGATGGCAAAACGCGCAGCACCACACTGGTGTCGCTCTTAGATCCTTGGTCACCGATTGCTGAAAACTTTCGGCTGATTCGGACCAACTTGCAGTTTAGCCGTACCGCAGGCCGTGCCTCGACCTGGCTGGTCACCAGCCCTGAAATGGGTGATGGTAAGACTGTAGTTGCGGTCAACCTGGCCGTTGTTACTGCCCACAGCGGCCAGCGTACACTCCTGATAGATGCCGACCTGCGACGCCCCAGGGCACACCACTTATTAGGAGCCCCCGACCGACCCGGGCTTGCCGAACTGTTGCTGGGTAAGCTACGTCTGGAACCCGAAGCCTGGGCGACCGACATCCCTAATCTGTACTTCCTGCCGGCAGGCGTGCTTGACCAACCCCCAGCCGAGCTCCTAGGCTCTGAACGCATGCACCGTTTGCTGGAACAACTCGGCAAATCCTACGACGTGATTGTGGTCGACTCGCCACCTGTACTAGCCGTGACTGACCCTGTGCTGCTGGCTCAGCAATGCGATGCTACGCTGATGGTGGTCGCTGCTGGACGCACCGACCTGAAAGCCTTGGACATTGCTCGGCAGACCCTAGAAGCCGTTAACGTTACCCTCGCTGGCGTGATCTTTAACCGGTATCGGGCTGACAAACGCAAGAGCTACGGCTATGGTTACGGCTATGGCAGCCGATATCATAAGGGCTACGGCTACTATAGCCGAGAAGCAGCGGCTAGCTGACCGGTGGTTAGTTCGATGTACTAAACTTCGTATGCTCAAAACATATGTTGCGTAAACTCGGATGGTGGTGTTTGTGGGGATGGGGACTCGTATGGGTTGCACAGGGGCAACCCATTGGTGGTAGCCAGACGTTAGAAATCGAGTTTTTCCGACCAGGGCGACCCACAATGGTCGTGTACATCTGGGGTGCTGTTGGGCAACCCGGTATCTGGCGGGTAGAGCGAGAAGTCGATTTAATCTCGCTGCTTTCCGCAGCACGGGTCCCGGGCGTAGGTTCTAGTCCCCAAGGGGTCAGTCAACGCTACCTGGTGCGTATTTTCCGGGATATTGGCGGCAATCGCCAAGAAATCTATCAGGAGCGGCTGGAGCATCTGGTAGGGGGCGGATCGCGACCCTACCCTCCACTACAGGAAGGAGACATCCTGGTCGTTGAAGTCCGCCAGCGCGCCCGATTTGGATGGGGTACGGCTTTCGAAATTACACGTACAGTGCTCCAGGTGCTCACGCTGTATCTGCTCATTCGGCGAGAGTTTTGAGGGGATGAAAACGCTGCTGAAAACCGCACTGCGTCGCCAAATTAGGCGCACAGACGAAGAAATGCGCCTCATTCTGCGCCAGCTCTGGATGCATAAACGCTTGTTTGCGCTTACGGTAGGACTGACGGGCTTGAGCGCAGCGTTTGAAGGCGTGGGGCTTGGATTGCTGGTCCCCTTTCTGGATAGCCTAACCAATCCGGACGCGAAAGCCTTTGCCACGGGTTGGACATGGGTCGATCAGCACCTGCTGCGGGTCGATGCGCCGGTTGTAACCCGGCTTTACTGGTTCTCTACGTTAATCCTAAGCGCTATTCTCCTACGCGGCTTTCTGGGTTATTTAGCCAATCAGTGTAGCATTCGACTTCAAGAATCGATTCTGCATCGCCTGCGCTGTGAAGTGGTAGCCCAGCTCCAGGCAGTATCCCTAAGCTTTTATGCCAATCGCCGCGCAGGGGACTTGCTGAACGTGCTGACTTCAGAAATCCAGCGACTTCGCTTTCTTTTTGGCACTTCGAGCACGATACTGATCCAGACGTTTTTGCTGGTAGTGTATGCCAGCGCAATTTTTGCCTTGTCCTGGCCACTGGCGCTGGTTGCAATTGCCTTAGTGTTGGTCCTGTTTGGCATTGTACGGCTACTACTTACACATCTAAGACGGCGAAGCAGCGCGATCACGGAGGCTAACCGGCGCATCACTTCAAGGGTCCAAGAGCTCATTACGGGGATCCGTACCGTACTGGCACACGGCGCGGAGCCATTTGAATATGACCGCTTCAGGCAAGTCAGCCAGCAGTCAGCCGAGATCATGATCCGCGCCAGCCGTAGAGAATCCCTCATTGGTCCACTTCTGCAAGCCGTAGCTTCGGCAGCATTAATTGGGCTAATCATTGTGGCGGTGCAGTTTTTTGTGCTCCCAGGACGCATGGGCATAGCGGTACTCATCACCTTTTTGTTTGCCTTCTTTCGCATGCTGCCACTAGTGCAGCAGATAAACAGCTTGAGGGCCACCTGGGCTAAGCAAAGTGGCGCGTTGCGGTCTATTGCCCAAGTGCTGCGGCGAGAGGATAAACCCTATCTCGCAGACGGCACCATCCCCTTTGAAGGGCTAAAAGAAGCTATTTCTCTCCGAAATGTTAGCTTTGGCTACGAACCTGGGCAGCGTGTGCTGCACAACATTAGCCTAGAGATTCGCAAAGGCCAAACCGTTGCCCTGGTTGGAGCTTCAGGAGCCGGCAAAAGTACCCTGGCCGACCTGATTGTTCGGCTTTATGATCCAGACGAGGGGCAAGTCCTCTACGATGGCCTTGACGTGCGCCACTACCGGCTCGACACGCTGCGGCGTCGGGTTGCTATCGTGGACCAAGACCCCTTCCTGTTTCACGATACGATCCGGGCCAATATTGCCTACGGTTTAGAAAATGTGCCCGAGGAACGTATCCGATGGGCAGCGGCACAGGCCAATGCCTTGGAGTTTATCGAGCAGCTTCCGCAAGGCTTTGACACCGTTGTGGGCGATCGCGGAGCACGCCTTTCAGGTGGCCAGCGTCAGCGCATCACGATTGCCCGAGCCCTTTTGCGTGATCCCGACATCCTCGTGCTCGACGAAGCTACAAGCGCGCTTGATAGCGTCTCCGAACGCCAGGTGCAGGAGGCCCTCGAGCGCCTAATGGCTGGGCGCACGGTGATCCTCATTGCTCATCGCCTTTCCACCATTGAGAACGCGGACTGGATCGTTGTACTCGATTCCGGCCGTATTGTGGAGCAAGGAACGCTCGAAACGCTGCTTGTACAGCGGGGCTACTTTTGGAAATATTACCATTTGCAATATCAAATTGCTTAAAAAGCAAGGTCAAGCTTAAAAAGATCTTATGCCTAAGGGATCGATATCCTATCGCGCTTTGCGACGCTTGTTGGGTACGATAGGCCTATCCAAAGCCTGGAGATATCTGTCCAGTTATTATCTGTGGAATGCCTTCCCATTAAGTGGAAAAAGTCAGCGGTTATTTCAGGTTGTAGGCGTTCCTCGATCCGGGACCACTTTATTGAGCTCCCTCTTGGATGCCCATTCTGAAATAATTTGCCTAAGTGAGCCCTTTCATCAATGGAAATACGATGGATTTGTTTATACAGAAGAAATTTATGATATCACTGGTTATACTGTATGGAAGAAACATCCCGCATTACTGCTCCGGAACCTTGTTCAGAAAAGTGAAAAAAGATGGGTTGGATTTAAAGAAATTTACTATAGTAAGTCTCACGGACATTGGAGTAATCATCACTTTTTTAAAAGGAATCATCTGCAAGGTGTATTAACAATAGCCATAATAAGAGATCCGCGAGAGGTTTGGAAATCATTGATTCTCAGGCATCCTGAAAAGCAGGGAAAGGTTACCGCAAGGTTTATAGAGTCTTGGAACGACTTGGTGCAATGGATTTTTCAAAGTAATGTTTTTTATGTAAAATATGAAGATTTGATTGATGATCCAGCTAATACATTAACCAAGATTTGTAATTATCTAGATCTTAAATTTGAAGATACCATGCTTTGTGCTAAAAGTAGAAAGGGCCGTGGAGATCTCAATGCATTGAAGGGAGGAGGTATTCATACAAATAAATCCAAAACTGAATATCAAAACTTTCTTTCTAAAAACGAAATTTTAAGTATAGAAAGTGGGTGTGGCCACTTTATGCAATTTTTAAGTTATGTGTAAGCAATGATGCGGTCTATTTTTTTCGTTCGTCATAAGTGTGCTTCGATGTGGCTTTGTTCTATTGTAGAGCGAGCCTGCGTGCTCATGGGGTTGCCTTATGTTTATTTTTTTAAGAGTACCCGATGGGGAAATGATTTTGCTGCTTTTTATCACAAGACACGCTATCCGGTTCTGTGCTGTGCTGATCCGGAATATACCGAGGTGCTTAGCATAACCGATTTTCGAGGGGTTCATGTGGTGCGGGATCCGCGTGATATCTTGGTATCTGCCTATTTCTCGCACCGCAACAGTCACTGGTTTAAACCGGGTTCTGAAGCTTATTTGCACCAGCAGCGTCTGCGACAGCTTTCAAAAGAAGAAGGGTTGATGGCGGAGCTGGAATGGAGTGAGCGATACTTGCGACCGCTCGCAAACTGGAAATACCATAGTCTGCCCCAAGTATTAGAGCTGAAGTTTGAAACGTTAACGGCGCGGCCTTATGAGTCGATGCTGCAGATATTTTCTTTTTTGGGATTGTTAGATTCAAAAGACTGGCCTTGGTGGCAGCAGCTTATCGATACGCCGCGTTTTGTGTGGAATCGGCTTACGAGGCGTTGGGGAGGGTGGGGTCGCTGGCCGCGTCGCACCCTCCCAGCCGAAAAGCTGCTGGGCCTGATTTACGCCCAGGAGCTCGTGCGTTTAGCCCGCCGGCCGCAAGGCACCGAAGATCCGAAGAGCCATTACCGAAAAGGCCAGCCTGGGGACTGGCGCAATCATTTTACGCCAGCACTGGTTGAGGCCTTCAAGGCACGCTATCCGGGCTTAGTATCGCATCTGGAGTATGAAGCCGACGAAGACTGGAAGCTCTAAGAGTGCTATGGAGCGGGTCCCTGACTTTTTTATCGTAGGAGCGGCTAAGGCAGGTACCACTTCCTTATATGCTTATCTAAAGGCGCATCCACAAATTTTTCTGCCTGAAACAAAAGAGCCGCGCTATTATGCGTATGAGGGTGAGCGGCCTGAAGACTTTGAAGGACCAGGAGCGGCCCGACTGATTCAAAGCATCATTAAAGACAAAGCAACCTATCGTAAGCTTTTTGAAAATGCTGCTTCCGATCAGATTATAGGGGAAGCCTCTCCAGCTTATCTCTATAGCCCTATAGCGGCCGAGCGTATAGCTCAAGACAATCCAAATGCCAAGATCATTGCCATCCTTAGAAATCCTATTGAGCGCGCCTATTCGCATTTTTTAGATAACGTAGGCAATGGGTGGGAGCCGTGTACCGATTTTGAACAGGTGATTCAGGCCCAACGCCGTGGGGAGCGTGCCCGTTGGTGGCGAAAGTGGGACTATCTTGGGCATGGCTTTTATGCCCAGCAGCTTATGCGTTATATGACGCACTTTCCTCCCGAGAACATGAAAATCATCCGCTACGAGCATTTTCGGGATGATCCGGAGCGCGTAGTTCGGGATTTGCTGGGCTTTCTTAAGGTAGATTCTGAGGTCGAGCTTCCTGTAGATCAGCGTTATAATGTTTCGTGGGTACCCCGCTGGCGCTGGCTGCAGCAGGTGTTTGGTCAACCTCGGGGGCTTAAAAAGGTAGTTCGGTCTGTGGTGCCTTCTGAAGTCCGGCGGTGGTTGCGCCATCGCTTGGAAGTCATAAACCGACATCGTCCTCCGATGTCGCCTGCAGCACGCAGGCTGCTTTTGGAGATTTATCTCCCCGAGATTGAGGCCTTAGAGCGGCTACTAGGGTGGGATTTAAGCGATTGGAAGCGACCGGAATAAAAGATGCTCTACGTTTATTTTGGCCATCATAAGTGTGCTTCGACGTGGATTCATGAAATCCTCGCACAGGTGTGTCGTGAGGCTGGGTTGCGCACCCGGCTGCTGGTAGATCCCCTAACGCCCTATGCGCATGGCCCGTTGACGGACTACCGTCGGCAGGATATTTCCCGAGAAGCGTTGGGGGAGTACCTGAGCAAGGCTAAAGTAGATTTTGCCTTTTGTATTACGGCCGATCGGAGGCATGTCGACGGTTTGGGAGAAGTCCCGTTTCGCGGATTCCATGTGATTCGAGATCCTAGGGATATTATCGTCTCGGCCTATTTTTCACACCGCAACAGTCACCCAACGGAAGGGCTGCCCCATTTAGCCGAACACCGGCAGCGGCTGCAAGCGGTCTCCAAGGAAGAAGGGTTGCTGCTAGAGATGGACTTTTCGGCCCAGGAAATTCGAGACTTAGCAGAGTGGCCCTATGGGCAGGAGAACATTCTGGAACTGAGAATGGAAGATCTGATTGCCCGCCCCTACGACGGATTCTTGCAGATCTTCGAGTTTCTAGGACTCATGGACTGGGAGGGCGACTATCTGGCCCGCCGGCGGATTAGCCGGTTTGTGCAGCGCATGTTGAACCGGCTGAGTTTCCGGCATCCTATGCTTGGTTGGCTTCGGCGGCCGATGCAGGTCACTGGGGAGGTATTGCTGGGACGGGTTTACGACCATCGATTCGAGAAAAAGGCCGGTCGTCGGCCTAAAGGGCAAGAGGATCCGAAGAGCCATTACCGAAAAGGCCAGCCTGGGGACTGGCGCAATCACTTTACTGAAGTGCATGTGGCTGCCTTTAAGGAAAAGTTTGGCGACCTGGTGGTGCGCCTAGGATATGAGTCCGATCATAACTGGGGGCTAGAGCCAAAAGACCCAATACTTGGGTTTGAAGGGGAGGCAGGCAGGTCGCGTGCCTAGGACAAGTGGTTAGCGTAGTCAAACAGCTAAGGGGGATGCTCAGGCCTCTGTCTTAGATAGCACTTGTGGGGTTTTGAAAGACCATGCGTATTCTTTTTGTTGCGCAGCGGTATCACCCTTGTGTCGGCGGGGTAGAAACGCAAACGCGACTGGTGGTGCGCGAGCTGGCCCGGCGAGGTCATGACTTGAAAGTGGTGGCCACTACGTTGCGAGAAGCTCGGCTGCCGGTGCGGTTGCGGGTGCTCGGCGACAGCTTGCTCCTGCCCGATGGAGCCTCTTACAATGATGAAGGCACACCTGTCCATGTGCTTGCGCCGAGCCTTTGGGACCGGTTGCGCATGCTACCGATAGCTGTGCGGGCGATGCCGTTTTTGGCGCGCCAATACCACATTTTACGTCGCTTAGGCTATCCATTTTTTCGGAGCGTTTTTGCTCCGAAGCTGCGTCCCTTTATTGCCTGGGCCGATGTGGTGCACTCGGTGGCAGGCAACTACTTGGGTTGGACGGCGCAGGAGGTGGCTCGGGCGCTAGGGCGTCCGTTTATCGTGACGCCTTACGTCCATCCGGGGCAATACGGCGATGGTCCCGATGATGCCCGACATTGGCAATTGGCCGATGCCGTGTTGGCCCTGCTGGAAACCGATCGTAAGGTGCTCATCGAGCGCTTACGCGTGCCGGCTGAAAAGGTGCATCTCTACGGAGTAGTACCTCTGTTGCCCGAACAAGCCGATGGTGCCGGTTTCCGGGCGCGGCATGGACTAGGCAAAGCGCCGCTTGTGTTGTTTGTGGGCCGCATGAACGACTACAAGGGGGCGCCTGCGCTGGTGCAGGCAGCATCGCTGGTATGGGAGACCAGGCCAGACGTGCACTTTGTCTTTATTGGGCCTGCCTCAGAAGACGAACGGCGTATTTTTACAGGCGCTGATGCCCGGCTGCACTATCTAGGCCGCGTGAGCGATCAAGAAAAGGCCGATGCCTACGCTGCCTGTGATGTGTTTTGCATGCCTTCACGGCATGAAATCTTACCCGCGGTGTACCTCGAAGCCTGGAGCTACGGCAAGCCAGTGGTTGGAGGGCCAGCCCCGGGTTTGTGGGAGTTGATTGAAGGCAACCAAGCGGGGATCGTGGTAGCACAGCAGCCAGAGGCCATCGCAAAAGGATTATTGCAATTGTTGCAAGCCCCGGATTGGGCTCGGCACTTGGGGGAAAACGGTCGCCGATTGGTACAGCAGCGGTATACCCGTGAGGCACTGGTGGACACGCTAGAGCAGATTTATAGCGAATTGCTTGTCCGGTTTGCAAGCCCGCAGATCACGCGCTAAACCAACAGACGAGGAACGCCACCGCCTATTCCAGCAAGCGTGGGTCGTTTTTGCGGGGGCTATTGGAGATAGCTCGGCGGGCTGACCTAGCCTGGGTTGGCAGGTATCCCAAAACACAAGGCAGCATTGCGCAAAAAGATACCTGATAAATGCGCCAAAACACCCCATGCGTTGCTGAAAAAGAGCGTGCGCCACAACCATGGGAGATGGCTAAACTTTTTCTTGAGCACTGTTAGTTTAGACTGACTGCGGGGTTTTATGAAGAAGATACTGATCACGGGTGGGGCAGGCTTTATTGGGCGCTGGGTGGTGGCGTACGGTTTGCGCAAAGGGTATCGTGTGGCCGTCTACGACAACCTGCAAGCAGGTTCACTGGACCACCTGATCGAATTTGCGAACCGGGTCGATTTCTACAAGGCCGATATTCTGGACGCACCTACGCTGGGTGCTGTAATGGCTGAGGTGCGTCCAGAGATCGTTTTTCATCTGGCTGCGCTCCACTTTATTCCCTACTGTAACGCGCATCCGCAAGAGACGCTGCGCGTCAATGTTGAAGGTACGTACAATGTGCTCGAAGCGGCTGCGCAAAATGGGGTGCGCACAGCTGTTGTGGCTTCTAGCGGAGCGATTTATCCCAGCGTGGCCGGCCTGATCCCTGAGACCCTCTCGCCGGCACCGGTTGATGTTTACGGACTCAGCAAGTTGCTTGCCGAGCAGGTAGCTGAGCAATTTGCGCGTACAACCCGCATGGCCTGTATAGCTGCGCGCTTGTTCAACACCTACGGGCCTTTTGAAACCAATCCCC contains:
- the hepA gene encoding heterocyst formation ABC transporter subunit HepA codes for the protein MKTLLKTALRRQIRRTDEEMRLILRQLWMHKRLFALTVGLTGLSAAFEGVGLGLLVPFLDSLTNPDAKAFATGWTWVDQHLLRVDAPVVTRLYWFSTLILSAILLRGFLGYLANQCSIRLQESILHRLRCEVVAQLQAVSLSFYANRRAGDLLNVLTSEIQRLRFLFGTSSTILIQTFLLVVYASAIFALSWPLALVAIALVLVLFGIVRLLLTHLRRRSSAITEANRRITSRVQELITGIRTVLAHGAEPFEYDRFRQVSQQSAEIMIRASRRESLIGPLLQAVASAALIGLIIVAVQFFVLPGRMGIAVLITFLFAFFRMLPLVQQINSLRATWAKQSGALRSIAQVLRREDKPYLADGTIPFEGLKEAISLRNVSFGYEPGQRVLHNISLEIRKGQTVALVGASGAGKSTLADLIVRLYDPDEGQVLYDGLDVRHYRLDTLRRRVAIVDQDPFLFHDTIRANIAYGLENVPEERIRWAAAQANALEFIEQLPQGFDTVVGDRGARLSGGQRQRITIARALLRDPDILVLDEATSALDSVSERQVQEALERLMAGRTVILIAHRLSTIENADWIVVLDSGRIVEQGTLETLLVQRGYFWKYYHLQYQIA
- a CDS encoding sulfotransferase domain-containing protein; this translates as MMRSIFFVRHKCASMWLCSIVERACVLMGLPYVYFFKSTRWGNDFAAFYHKTRYPVLCCADPEYTEVLSITDFRGVHVVRDPRDILVSAYFSHRNSHWFKPGSEAYLHQQRLRQLSKEEGLMAELEWSERYLRPLANWKYHSLPQVLELKFETLTARPYESMLQIFSFLGLLDSKDWPWWQQLIDTPRFVWNRLTRRWGGWGRWPRRTLPAEKLLGLIYAQELVRLARRPQGTEDPKSHYRKGQPGDWRNHFTPALVEAFKARYPGLVSHLEYEADEDWKL
- a CDS encoding sulfotransferase domain-containing protein; translated protein: MLYVYFGHHKCASTWIHEILAQVCREAGLRTRLLVDPLTPYAHGPLTDYRRQDISREALGEYLSKAKVDFAFCITADRRHVDGLGEVPFRGFHVIRDPRDIIVSAYFSHRNSHPTEGLPHLAEHRQRLQAVSKEEGLLLEMDFSAQEIRDLAEWPYGQENILELRMEDLIARPYDGFLQIFEFLGLMDWEGDYLARRRISRFVQRMLNRLSFRHPMLGWLRRPMQVTGEVLLGRVYDHRFEKKAGRRPKGQEDPKSHYRKGQPGDWRNHFTEVHVAAFKEKFGDLVVRLGYESDHNWGLEPKDPILGFEGEAGRSRA
- a CDS encoding NAD-dependent epimerase/dehydratase family protein produces the protein MKKILITGGAGFIGRWVVAYGLRKGYRVAVYDNLQAGSLDHLIEFANRVDFYKADILDAPTLGAVMAEVRPEIVFHLAALHFIPYCNAHPQETLRVNVEGTYNVLEAAAQNGVRTAVVASSGAIYPSVAGLIPETLSPAPVDVYGLSKLLAEQVAEQFARTTRMACIAARLFNTYGPFETNPHLIPHIIAALQRGPVVELGNIHTKRDYIYVEDVARLLIALGERVTEGYEVVNVGTGQEYSAEEIVQTLAELMGQEIEVRIDPARVRPVDKLHQQADTTRLHKLTGMLPTITLREGLTRLLQHEGLLARVG
- a CDS encoding glycosyltransferase family 4 protein, with the protein product MRILFVAQRYHPCVGGVETQTRLVVRELARRGHDLKVVATTLREARLPVRLRVLGDSLLLPDGASYNDEGTPVHVLAPSLWDRLRMLPIAVRAMPFLARQYHILRRLGYPFFRSVFAPKLRPFIAWADVVHSVAGNYLGWTAQEVARALGRPFIVTPYVHPGQYGDGPDDARHWQLADAVLALLETDRKVLIERLRVPAEKVHLYGVVPLLPEQADGAGFRARHGLGKAPLVLFVGRMNDYKGAPALVQAASLVWETRPDVHFVFIGPASEDERRIFTGADARLHYLGRVSDQEKADAYAACDVFCMPSRHEILPAVYLEAWSYGKPVVGGPAPGLWELIEGNQAGIVVAQQPEAIAKGLLQLLQAPDWARHLGENGRRLVQQRYTREALVDTLEQIYSELLVRFASPQITR
- a CDS encoding sulfotransferase family protein gives rise to the protein MERVPDFFIVGAAKAGTTSLYAYLKAHPQIFLPETKEPRYYAYEGERPEDFEGPGAARLIQSIIKDKATYRKLFENAASDQIIGEASPAYLYSPIAAERIAQDNPNAKIIAILRNPIERAYSHFLDNVGNGWEPCTDFEQVIQAQRRGERARWWRKWDYLGHGFYAQQLMRYMTHFPPENMKIIRYEHFRDDPERVVRDLLGFLKVDSEVELPVDQRYNVSWVPRWRWLQQVFGQPRGLKKVVRSVVPSEVRRWLRHRLEVINRHRPPMSPAARRLLLEIYLPEIEALERLLGWDLSDWKRPE
- a CDS encoding sulfotransferase family protein; amino-acid sequence: MPKGSISYRALRRLLGTIGLSKAWRYLSSYYLWNAFPLSGKSQRLFQVVGVPRSGTTLLSSLLDAHSEIICLSEPFHQWKYDGFVYTEEIYDITGYTVWKKHPALLLRNLVQKSEKRWVGFKEIYYSKSHGHWSNHHFFKRNHLQGVLTIAIIRDPREVWKSLILRHPEKQGKVTARFIESWNDLVQWIFQSNVFYVKYEDLIDDPANTLTKICNYLDLKFEDTMLCAKSRKGRGDLNALKGGGIHTNKSKTEYQNFLSKNEILSIESGCGHFMQFLSYV
- a CDS encoding polysaccharide biosynthesis tyrosine autokinase — its product is MIRSDTLLRAKLIVAGVVTIYTYSLPPVYESSAIVFIDTRSSSNTPTTLTAFTLGEQRALSNELGILRNSAELATRVATALLETANAAGTRDRFPILAPDRDGHEPSIREIALRLQMQVRFQPLSDQDMIVITAESTTPEEAAVIANRYAEEYEKYSRERSRESLAAARAFVENQVEQRRQELEGLERQWETFARSRQVVRLGPQGERLVAEVAQLEAQRDAARFQLEQERSALQFIERELQKLEPGLVNELVKSRQVSTLEAQIDALSRKIAELRVQAEQYYVFNPKLRGNEEKLGDQQLVEIVRQIDHFEKQRQELQAQLVKEMMGRDNQGAPGEPLSYVEQLRTRRIEKQLAIQELERQIEAFNQELAKYDDRLAGIPRQQIELEQLERRRAMAEQWYTTFVQELQRIMIAEQSELGYVKIVSSAFMPTFPVKPNRVQNIVLGLLLGLGLGLGLAFLRQALHTQLDDPEQVREHGYTLLGVIPAMEPYIRKHFRGRKLVEVDGKTRSTTLVSLLDPWSPIAENFRLIRTNLQFSRTAGRASTWLVTSPEMGDGKTVVAVNLAVVTAHSGQRTLLIDADLRRPRAHHLLGAPDRPGLAELLLGKLRLEPEAWATDIPNLYFLPAGVLDQPPAELLGSERMHRLLEQLGKSYDVIVVDSPPVLAVTDPVLLAQQCDATLMVVAAGRTDLKALDIARQTLEAVNVTLAGVIFNRYRADKRKSYGYGYGYGSRYHKGYGYYSREAAAS